One Parafrankia irregularis DNA window includes the following coding sequences:
- the sufD gene encoding Fe-S cluster assembly protein SufD, with protein sequence MAVIDATGRPPAQAGAAPRPVRSRDPEDHAVPGGREEAWRFTPLRRLRGLLNGPAADSRIDVKVSAPEGVEIERLAPTDSRIGRVLTPADRPAAFAMARSDGGLSVTVPAEAALTEPVVIRLGGNGGVSYEHVLVELGPFATATVVLDHVGSATFAGNVEVYIGHGAALTFVTVQDWADDSVHLGAHAYSVGRDARLRSFTVTLGGDLVRLNPTVEYRGPGGDAELYGLFFTEAGQHQEHRLYVDHQARNCRSRVAYKGALQGDGAHAVWIGDVMIGADAVGTDTYELNRNLVLTDGARADSVPNLEILTGEVVGAGHASATGRFDDESLFYLMSRGIPADEARRLVVRGFFAEIVDRIDIPELRERIMARVEAELAAVGV encoded by the coding sequence ATGGCCGTCATCGATGCCACGGGACGCCCTCCCGCGCAGGCTGGCGCAGCTCCGCGTCCCGTCCGGTCCCGTGACCCCGAGGACCACGCAGTACCCGGCGGCCGTGAGGAGGCGTGGCGGTTCACCCCGCTGCGCCGCCTGCGCGGCCTGCTGAACGGCCCGGCCGCCGACAGCAGGATCGACGTGAAGGTCTCCGCGCCGGAAGGCGTGGAGATCGAGCGGCTGGCGCCGACCGACTCCCGGATCGGCCGCGTGCTCACCCCGGCCGACCGACCGGCCGCGTTCGCCATGGCCCGGTCCGACGGCGGCCTGTCCGTCACCGTCCCGGCCGAGGCGGCGCTGACCGAGCCGGTCGTCATCCGCCTCGGTGGCAACGGCGGGGTCAGCTATGAGCACGTGCTCGTCGAGCTGGGCCCGTTCGCCACCGCGACCGTCGTGCTCGACCATGTCGGCAGCGCCACCTTCGCCGGCAACGTCGAGGTGTACATCGGCCACGGCGCCGCGCTGACGTTCGTCACCGTCCAGGACTGGGCCGACGACTCCGTCCACCTGGGGGCGCACGCCTACTCGGTGGGGCGCGACGCCCGCCTGCGCTCGTTCACCGTGACCCTCGGCGGCGACCTGGTTCGGCTCAACCCGACGGTGGAGTACCGCGGGCCCGGCGGTGACGCCGAGCTCTACGGCCTGTTCTTCACCGAGGCCGGCCAGCACCAGGAGCACCGCCTGTACGTCGACCACCAGGCGCGGAACTGCCGCAGCCGGGTCGCCTACAAGGGCGCGCTGCAGGGCGACGGGGCGCACGCGGTGTGGATCGGCGACGTGATGATCGGCGCCGACGCCGTCGGCACCGACACCTACGAGCTGAACCGCAACCTGGTGCTCACCGACGGCGCGCGCGCCGACTCGGTGCCCAACCTGGAGATCCTCACCGGCGAGGTCGTCGGCGCGGGCCACGCGAGTGCCACCGGCCGGTTCGACGACGAGTCGCTGTTCTACCTGATGTCGCGCGGCATCCCCGCCGACGAGGCGCGCCGGCTCGTGGTCCGCGGCTTCTTCGCCGAGATCGTGGACCGGATCGACATCCCCGAGCTGCGTGAGCGCATCATGGCGAGAGTCGAGGCGGAGCTGGCGGCGGTGGGCGTATGA
- a CDS encoding helix-turn-helix transcriptional regulator — MKSEQEAPTGAASTGVTDGRTRDRVVRLLLERGPSTAADLSHELGLSPAAVRRHLDAMTSDGTITTASAVARGPRGRGRPARRYALTEAGHRAGPTAYSDLAANALSFLAKACGPDAVAEFARARGVDLERQIRDEVVAVPPADRPEAIAAAMTQAGYTASVSELPSGTQICQHHCPVQHVAEQFPALCEAETAMLSRLLDTHVQRLATIAHGDGVCTTHIPVIPVEAITVLPPPSAGGAVAAEPGSAPARSAQGVSPDMAPSGQTSQPSNISEGSL, encoded by the coding sequence GTGAAATCCGAGCAGGAGGCCCCTACGGGTGCGGCGTCCACGGGTGTGACCGACGGTCGCACCCGTGATCGTGTCGTGCGCCTTCTGCTTGAGCGCGGCCCGTCGACGGCCGCCGATCTCTCCCACGAGCTCGGCCTGTCACCCGCGGCCGTCCGGCGGCATCTGGACGCGATGACCTCGGACGGCACCATCACGACCGCCTCGGCCGTGGCACGTGGCCCACGCGGGCGGGGTCGTCCGGCCAGGCGCTACGCGCTGACCGAGGCCGGGCACCGGGCCGGGCCGACGGCCTACTCCGATCTCGCGGCCAACGCGCTGAGCTTCCTCGCGAAGGCCTGCGGCCCGGACGCGGTGGCCGAGTTCGCCCGGGCTCGCGGAGTCGACCTGGAACGCCAGATCCGCGACGAGGTCGTCGCGGTCCCGCCGGCGGACCGCCCGGAGGCGATCGCCGCGGCCATGACCCAGGCCGGGTACACCGCCAGCGTCTCCGAGCTGCCGTCAGGCACCCAGATCTGTCAGCATCACTGCCCCGTCCAGCACGTGGCCGAGCAGTTCCCGGCCCTGTGCGAGGCCGAGACGGCGATGCTGTCGCGCCTGCTCGACACCCACGTGCAGCGGCTGGCGACGATCGCCCATGGCGACGGCGTCTGCACCACGCACATCCCGGTGATCCCCGTGGAGGCGATCACGGTGCTTCCCCCACCGTCAGCGGGGGGCGCCGTGGCCGCCGAGCCCGGGTCGGCGCCGGCCAGGTCAGCACAGGGTGTATCGCCCGACATGGCCCCGTCCGGGCAGACATCACAACCATCCAATATTTCGGAAGGTTCTCTATGA
- the sufB gene encoding Fe-S cluster assembly protein SufB, which produces MTTSAETALEGLGSYRFGWADTDAYAVDVERGLSEAVVRSISAKKSEQSWMTDLRLKGLKLFERKPMPTWGADLSGIDFDNIKYFVRSTEKQAADWDELPEDIRATYDRLGIPEAEKQRLIAGVAAQYESEVVYHKIREDLEEQGVIFLDTDSGLREHPEIFQEYFGSVIPVGDNKFAALNTAVWSGGSFIYVPPGVHVEIPLQAYFRINTENMGQFERTLIIVDEGAYVHYVEGCTAPVYSSDSLHSAVVEIIVKKNARCRYTTIQNWSNNVYNLVTKRAACHEGATMEWIDGNIGSKVTMKYPAVWMLGEQAHGEVLSVAFAGEGQHQDAGAKMVHAAPRTSSTIVSKSVARGGGRTSYRGLVQINEGSHSAKSTVKCDALLVDTVSRSDTYPYVDVREDDASIGHEASVSKVGEDQLFYLMSRGLSEEEAMAMVVRGFIEPIARELPMEYALELNRLIELQMEGAVG; this is translated from the coding sequence ATGACCACCTCTGCCGAGACCGCCCTTGAGGGCCTTGGCTCCTACCGGTTCGGCTGGGCAGACACGGACGCCTACGCCGTCGACGTGGAACGCGGCCTCTCCGAAGCAGTCGTGCGCAGCATCTCGGCAAAGAAGAGCGAGCAGTCCTGGATGACGGATCTGCGGCTCAAGGGGCTGAAGCTGTTCGAGCGCAAGCCCATGCCGACCTGGGGCGCCGACCTGTCCGGCATCGACTTCGACAACATCAAGTACTTCGTCCGCTCGACGGAGAAGCAGGCCGCCGACTGGGACGAGCTGCCCGAGGACATCCGCGCCACCTATGACCGGCTCGGCATCCCCGAGGCGGAGAAGCAGCGCCTGATCGCCGGTGTGGCGGCGCAGTACGAGTCCGAGGTCGTCTACCACAAGATCCGTGAGGACCTCGAGGAGCAGGGTGTCATCTTCCTCGACACCGACTCGGGCCTGCGTGAGCACCCGGAGATCTTCCAGGAGTACTTCGGTTCGGTGATCCCGGTCGGCGACAACAAGTTCGCCGCGCTGAACACCGCCGTGTGGTCCGGTGGCTCCTTCATCTACGTGCCGCCGGGCGTGCACGTGGAGATCCCGCTGCAGGCCTACTTCCGGATCAACACCGAGAACATGGGCCAGTTCGAGCGGACGCTGATCATCGTCGACGAGGGCGCGTACGTCCACTACGTCGAGGGCTGCACCGCGCCGGTCTACTCGTCCGACTCGCTGCACTCCGCGGTGGTCGAGATCATCGTGAAGAAGAACGCGCGCTGCCGTTACACGACCATCCAGAACTGGTCGAACAACGTCTACAACCTGGTGACCAAGCGGGCCGCGTGCCACGAGGGCGCCACCATGGAGTGGATCGACGGCAACATCGGCTCCAAGGTGACGATGAAGTACCCGGCCGTGTGGATGCTCGGCGAGCAGGCCCACGGCGAGGTGCTCTCGGTCGCCTTCGCAGGTGAGGGCCAGCACCAGGACGCCGGCGCCAAGATGGTGCACGCCGCGCCGCGCACGTCGTCCACCATCGTGTCGAAGTCCGTCGCCCGCGGCGGCGGCCGGACCTCGTACCGTGGCCTGGTCCAGATCAACGAGGGCTCGCACTCCGCGAAGTCGACGGTGAAGTGCGACGCGCTTCTGGTCGACACGGTCAGCCGCTCCGACACCTACCCGTATGTCGACGTCCGTGAGGACGACGCCTCCATCGGGCACGAGGCCAGTGTCTCCAAGGTCGGCGAGGACCAGCTCTTCTACCTGATGAGCCGTGGTCTGTCCGAGGAGGAGGCCATGGCGATGGTGGTGCGTGGCTTCATCGAGCCGATCGCGCGCGAGCTGCCCATGGAGTACGCCCTCGAACTCAACCGGCTCATCGAGCTCCAGATGGAAGGCGCAGTCGGCTGA